One Streptomyces sp. NBC_01217 genomic region harbors:
- a CDS encoding IS630 family transposase encodes MRTLVAAAGAGQAVVRRARIVLLAAAGRPTTAIAAELGCSVPTVRTWRERFRRRGVAGLFDRPRSGRPEQHGPSARLAVVATATSVPPEGATLWTRVTIAAHLAERGLVLSPSTVGRVLAEAKVRPHRVRGWLNRADDDAFWSQAGAVCHLYLDIPPGTLLVSVDEKTGVQAKSRRYPTRRTRPGQAERREFEYRRHGTVSIVAAMDVATGQVLAERIKRNDSAAFIAFLRRLNRLTDPALRLHLIMDNGSSHTSRATRAWLAAHPRITVTHTPKHASWLNMVEQWFGVLTRRLLRRGDFTSREDLEAQITAFTIRHNRTARPYQWRYDADADHARHPQTAPAEYTKAA; translated from the coding sequence ATGCGCACGCTCGTGGCCGCTGCCGGGGCCGGGCAGGCGGTGGTGCGGCGCGCACGGATCGTACTGCTGGCCGCCGCGGGCCGGCCCACCACCGCCATTGCCGCCGAGCTCGGCTGCAGTGTGCCCACCGTGCGCACCTGGCGCGAACGCTTCCGCCGCCGTGGGGTGGCGGGCCTGTTCGATCGCCCGCGCAGCGGACGCCCCGAACAGCATGGTCCCAGCGCGCGCCTGGCCGTGGTGGCCACCGCTACCAGCGTGCCGCCCGAGGGAGCCACGCTATGGACCCGCGTCACAATCGCCGCCCACCTGGCCGAACGCGGCCTGGTGCTCTCGCCCTCCACGGTCGGCCGGGTCCTGGCCGAGGCGAAGGTGCGCCCGCACAGGGTCCGCGGCTGGCTCAACCGGGCCGACGACGACGCGTTCTGGTCTCAGGCCGGCGCGGTGTGCCATCTCTACCTGGACATCCCACCCGGCACGTTGCTGGTCAGCGTGGACGAGAAGACCGGCGTTCAGGCCAAATCCCGCCGCTACCCCACCCGGCGCACCCGCCCCGGACAGGCCGAGCGGCGGGAGTTCGAGTACCGCCGGCACGGCACCGTCTCCATTGTCGCCGCCATGGACGTGGCCACCGGCCAGGTCCTGGCCGAGCGCATCAAGCGCAACGACTCGGCCGCCTTCATCGCCTTCCTACGGCGATTGAACCGGCTGACCGACCCGGCCCTGCGCCTCCACCTGATCATGGACAACGGCTCCTCGCACACCTCCAGGGCCACCCGCGCCTGGCTCGCCGCCCACCCGCGAATCACCGTCACACACACGCCCAAGCACGCCAGTTGGCTGAACATGGTCGAGCAGTGGTTCGGCGTCCTGACCCGCCGCCTGCTCCGCCGCGGCGACTTCACCTCCCGCGAGGACCTCGAAGCCCAGATCACCGCTTTCACGATCCGGCACAACCGCACCGCCCGCCCCTACCAGTGGCGCTACGACGCCGACGCCGACCACGCCCGTCACCCCCAGACCGCCCCAGCGGAGTACACCAAGGCCGCATGA
- a CDS encoding (2Fe-2S)-binding protein, protein MKITLNVNGQDYALDVEPRRILADVLRDDCRLTGTHLGCEHGVCGACSVLVGGESLRACLMLAVQCDGKAIRTVEGLADPDGEPSALQKAFSAERALQCGFCTAGFLMVATGELEADPSIADDEKRINDIVSSNVCRCTGYEPIRRAITRAAREQRKSTS, encoded by the coding sequence ATGAAGATCACCCTCAACGTCAATGGTCAGGACTACGCGCTTGACGTAGAGCCACGACGCATCCTCGCCGACGTGCTGCGGGACGACTGCCGGCTAACCGGAACGCATCTGGGCTGCGAGCACGGCGTATGTGGGGCCTGCAGCGTGCTGGTGGGCGGTGAGTCCCTCCGCGCCTGCCTCATGCTGGCCGTGCAGTGCGATGGCAAGGCGATCCGGACGGTAGAGGGTCTGGCGGACCCGGACGGCGAACCCAGCGCGTTGCAGAAGGCGTTCTCCGCCGAGCGTGCGCTGCAGTGCGGCTTCTGCACCGCTGGTTTCCTCATGGTGGCCACCGGCGAGCTGGAGGCCGACCCGAGCATCGCCGACGACGAGAAACGCATCAATGACATCGTCAGCTCCAACGTCTGCCGTTGCACCGGCTACGAACCGATCCGCCGTGCGATCACCCGCGCCGCGCGAGAGCAACGTAAAAGCACGTCCTGA
- a CDS encoding transposase yields the protein MTDHRGIKLTAGLAGMPTVVCPSTKALRDLRRRLGSAPVRALFEVLAGPLAQPATPGVRFGPYRTVSFDGCSSIKVPDSERNRGRLGRCAHGGYPQVELMTLVETGTRAVIGAVFGPTREGETSYATRLLHHLGPKMLVLWDRGFDGNDFLAAVHSTGAQVLGRINQRRRPPVLKALADSSYLSVIGDVQVRIIEARVSVRCTDGSTFEGAYRLMTTLLDTRRYPAHRLVHLYHERWGATRSRTSLSELPEGGRQLMSTA from the coding sequence TTGACAGACCATAGGGGCATCAAGCTGACCGCCGGTCTGGCGGGGATGCCGACGGTCGTCTGCCCGAGCACGAAAGCGCTACGTGATCTGCGCCGCAGGCTCGGCAGCGCGCCGGTGCGGGCGCTGTTCGAGGTGCTCGCCGGGCCGCTGGCCCAGCCGGCCACACCAGGGGTACGGTTCGGCCCGTACCGGACGGTGTCGTTCGACGGCTGCAGCTCGATCAAAGTGCCCGACAGCGAGCGCAACCGCGGCCGGCTGGGGCGGTGCGCGCACGGCGGCTATCCCCAGGTCGAACTGATGACGCTGGTCGAGACCGGCACCCGGGCCGTGATCGGAGCGGTCTTCGGCCCCACCCGGGAAGGCGAAACCTCGTACGCCACCAGGCTGTTGCACCATCTGGGACCCAAGATGCTGGTGCTGTGGGACCGGGGCTTCGACGGCAACGACTTCCTCGCCGCCGTGCACTCCACCGGCGCGCAGGTCCTGGGCCGCATCAACCAGCGCCGCCGCCCACCGGTCCTGAAGGCGCTCGCCGACTCCTCCTACCTCTCGGTCATCGGCGACGTCCAGGTACGCATCATCGAGGCCCGGGTAAGCGTCCGCTGCACGGACGGCAGCACCTTCGAGGGCGCCTACCGTCTGATGACCACGCTCCTGGACACACGCCGCTACCCCGCTCACCGCCTCGTGCACCTCTATCACGAACGCTGGGGTGCGACACGAAGTCGCACGAGTTTGAGTGAATTACCTGAAGGAGGCCGACAGTTGATGTCGACAGCGTAG
- a CDS encoding SDR family oxidoreductase codes for MTGIDGKVVAITGAGSGIGEASALLLASRGAKLVLAARRSDRLEALVARIEADGGTAAWTTTDVRRRGDLADLVAYACGRYGALDVLVSNAGIGPISPFDELRVEDWDRMIDVNFRGVLHGIAAALPVFRKQGRGQFVNVVSTAGLRIVPNQAVYAATKNAVRTVSEGLRQEAGPDLRVTMVSPGYVATEFADSVTSPTVKSQAPAVDFSLSLSPDDIARAVAFAIEQPSNVDVGDIVVRPTAQS; via the coding sequence ATGACAGGGATCGACGGCAAGGTGGTGGCCATCACGGGCGCGGGCAGCGGGATCGGCGAGGCGAGCGCGCTGCTCCTCGCGTCGCGCGGCGCGAAGCTCGTCCTCGCAGCGCGTCGGAGCGACCGGCTGGAAGCGCTCGTCGCCCGCATCGAGGCCGATGGCGGCACGGCAGCCTGGACGACGACGGACGTGCGTCGCCGCGGAGACCTCGCGGACCTGGTGGCGTACGCCTGCGGGCGCTATGGCGCGCTCGACGTCCTCGTCAGCAACGCCGGGATCGGCCCCATCTCGCCGTTCGACGAGCTGCGCGTCGAGGACTGGGACCGGATGATCGACGTCAACTTCCGCGGCGTGCTGCACGGGATCGCGGCAGCGCTCCCTGTGTTCCGTAAGCAGGGCAGGGGGCAGTTCGTCAACGTCGTCTCGACCGCCGGGCTACGCATCGTGCCGAACCAGGCTGTCTACGCGGCGACGAAGAACGCAGTCCGCACCGTCTCCGAGGGACTGCGCCAGGAGGCCGGGCCCGACCTGCGGGTCACCATGGTCTCGCCCGGCTACGTCGCGACGGAGTTCGCCGACTCGGTCACCAGCCCCACCGTCAAGTCGCAGGCCCCGGCAGTCGACTTCTCCCTCTCCCTCTCCCCCGACGACATCGCCCGCGCTGTCGCCTTCGCGATCGAGCAGCCGTCGAACGTCGACGTCGGCGACATCGTCGTCCGCCCCACGGCACAGAGCTGA
- a CDS encoding IS30 family transposase, whose amino-acid sequence MPTDVKRRYFELLREGLMGAAAAREVGVSTSCGSLWFIDAGSMLVPDPGPISPRFLTQDDRIAIADGLHAKQPVKEIAASIGKSLSTVYREIERNRKPDGRYQPWWAHNQALLRRGRPKEEKIRSHEPLRTLVREKLTEKWSPQQVSRFLARSFGNDPAMRACPETIYRALFAGLLGFKDARLRTGRTRRKKQRRGVPQPNKIKNMTLIHQRPLEVNDRTQPGHWEGDLIIGRGQGSAIGTLVERSTRYVRLVHLPHGWKAPQVRNALIAQTADLPTQLRRTLTWDQGRELALHQDIEALTGLRIYFCDPHSPWQRGTNENTNGLLRQYFRKGTDLSVHTSHDLREVARQLNRRPRMVLGDKTPSEAMRDYLTGPLTC is encoded by the coding sequence ATGCCGACCGATGTGAAGCGGAGGTACTTCGAGCTGCTCCGCGAGGGGTTGATGGGTGCTGCTGCCGCCCGCGAGGTCGGGGTGTCCACCAGCTGCGGATCGCTGTGGTTCATAGATGCTGGCAGCATGCTCGTTCCCGACCCCGGCCCGATATCTCCGCGCTTCCTCACCCAGGACGACCGGATCGCTATCGCTGACGGCCTCCATGCCAAACAGCCCGTCAAGGAGATCGCCGCCTCGATCGGCAAGAGCCTCTCGACCGTCTACCGGGAGATCGAGCGCAACCGCAAGCCGGACGGCCGCTACCAGCCCTGGTGGGCCCACAACCAGGCACTCCTGCGCCGTGGCAGGCCGAAGGAGGAGAAGATCCGTAGCCACGAGCCGCTGCGCACCCTGGTACGCGAGAAGCTCACCGAAAAGTGGTCACCGCAGCAGGTCTCCCGATTTCTCGCCCGGTCTTTCGGCAACGATCCGGCGATGCGGGCCTGCCCGGAGACGATCTATCGGGCGCTCTTCGCCGGCCTGCTGGGCTTCAAGGACGCCAGGCTCCGCACCGGCCGCACCCGGCGCAAGAAGCAGCGCCGAGGCGTCCCCCAACCCAACAAGATCAAGAACATGACGCTCATCCACCAGCGCCCGCTGGAGGTCAACGACCGTACTCAACCGGGTCATTGGGAGGGCGACTTGATCATCGGGCGTGGCCAGGGATCGGCCATCGGTACCCTCGTCGAGCGCAGCACCCGCTACGTGAGGCTCGTCCATCTACCGCACGGCTGGAAGGCCCCTCAGGTCCGCAACGCCCTTATCGCGCAGACCGCGGACCTGCCGACCCAGCTCCGCCGGACCCTCACCTGGGACCAGGGCCGAGAGCTCGCCCTGCACCAAGACATCGAGGCGCTGACCGGGCTGCGGATCTACTTCTGTGACCCGCACTCACCCTGGCAGCGCGGCACCAACGAAAACACCAACGGGCTGCTGCGGCAGTACTTCCGCAAGGGCACCGACCTGTCCGTGCACACGTCCCACGATCTGCGAGAAGTCGCCCGACAGCTCAACCGGCGCCCCCGCATGGTCCTCGGCGACAAGACCCCATCCGAAGCCATGCGAGACTACCTCACAGGCCCATTGACCTGCTGA
- a CDS encoding IS110 family transposase — protein MSRIWAGIDSGKGHHHGPALDVDGETLLSRRVANDELELLKLISDVLDLADSREVTWAIDMTGGEPALLLALLINHGQVVLYMPGRLVNRASDGYRGEGKKHFQAVLALARRRVNVLWALIRDRRCYQVTPFSWTPAGSSCERWCTRPRS, from the coding sequence ATGAGCCGGATATGGGCGGGGATCGACAGCGGCAAGGGGCATCACCACGGCCCTGCCCTGGATGTGGACGGCGAGACGCTCCTGTCGCGGCGGGTCGCCAACGACGAGCTCGAGCTGCTGAAACTGATCAGCGATGTCCTCGACCTGGCCGATAGCCGTGAGGTCACCTGGGCCATCGACATGACCGGCGGAGAACCCGCGCTGCTGCTGGCCCTGCTGATCAACCATGGCCAAGTAGTCCTCTACATGCCCGGACGGCTGGTGAACCGCGCCTCTGACGGCTACCGCGGCGAGGGGAAGAAACACTTCCAGGCAGTACTCGCTCTCGCCCGCCGACGCGTCAACGTTCTGTGGGCCCTGATCCGTGACCGACGGTGCTACCAAGTCACACCCTTCTCGTGGACACCTGCGGGCTCGTCCTGCGAGCGGTGGTGCACTCGGCCTCGATCCTGA
- a CDS encoding YbaB/EbfC family nucleoid-associated protein, giving the protein MDLDDGLGIQKLLESTRRIQQDLSRAQEELRALTVQGTAGGGAVQATVNGKGVLQDLVISQVVADAGNAQGLADMIVSAVRNAQQALAARQEEQFVPVLEELRTELGDFSR; this is encoded by the coding sequence ATGGACCTTGACGACGGCCTCGGCATCCAGAAGCTCCTGGAAAGCACCCGCCGGATCCAGCAGGACCTGTCCCGGGCCCAGGAGGAGCTCCGCGCGCTGACCGTGCAGGGCACGGCGGGCGGCGGAGCGGTGCAGGCGACCGTCAACGGCAAGGGCGTACTCCAGGACCTGGTGATCTCACAGGTCGTGGCCGACGCGGGCAACGCGCAGGGCCTGGCCGACATGATCGTCTCCGCGGTCCGGAACGCCCAGCAGGCTCTGGCCGCCCGGCAGGAAGAGCAGTTCGTCCCCGTGTTGGAAGAGCTCCGCACGGAGCTGGGGGACTTCTCCCGCTGA
- a CDS encoding RICIN domain-containing protein has protein sequence MPPQPKPQDPALLDGASSRFADAFTRRTTQLREGGNPRARPWTWIVSAAALTAVVVLVVFAIAKLPAGSGDKEKAVAAASVSPSASGAAQSSTSHSNSTAPGMPGGVKAVGPDAPAPNGGGGPKAGGGSGGSGEKAPGAPTGPPIAGANTGSGSGSGSGSANTARSTQTTQAPQNTTYPGVAVVSHDSNRCVAATGAANSMATDGTRLEIWDCGGGSWQKIDFRSDGTARMFGLCMDVAGASQNDGTPIQLARCNGGWAQKFKVNSSHDLVNTAIGKCVDVVDKNTANGTKLQLWTCYGTDNQKWSKR, from the coding sequence GTGCCGCCCCAACCCAAGCCGCAGGACCCCGCGCTGCTGGACGGAGCCTCGTCGCGCTTCGCCGACGCTTTCACCCGGCGCACGACGCAGCTCCGCGAGGGGGGCAACCCGCGGGCCCGGCCGTGGACGTGGATAGTCTCCGCGGCCGCGCTCACCGCCGTCGTGGTTCTGGTGGTGTTCGCGATCGCGAAGCTCCCCGCCGGTTCCGGCGACAAGGAGAAGGCTGTCGCCGCCGCCTCCGTTTCCCCGTCCGCGTCCGGCGCCGCGCAGTCCTCCACCTCGCACAGCAACTCGACCGCACCGGGCATGCCGGGCGGCGTCAAGGCCGTCGGCCCCGACGCCCCGGCGCCGAACGGCGGAGGCGGTCCCAAGGCCGGAGGCGGAAGCGGCGGATCCGGCGAGAAGGCGCCGGGCGCACCGACCGGGCCGCCGATCGCCGGTGCGAACACCGGCTCCGGCTCTGGTTCCGGGTCCGGCAGTGCCAACACCGCGCGGTCGACCCAGACCACGCAGGCGCCGCAGAACACCACCTACCCGGGCGTTGCGGTCGTCAGCCACGACAGCAACCGCTGCGTCGCTGCCACGGGAGCAGCCAACAGCATGGCCACTGACGGCACGCGCCTGGAGATCTGGGACTGCGGCGGCGGATCGTGGCAGAAGATCGACTTCCGCTCCGACGGCACGGCCCGGATGTTCGGCCTGTGCATGGACGTCGCAGGCGCCTCCCAGAATGACGGCACGCCCATCCAGCTCGCCAGATGCAACGGCGGCTGGGCCCAGAAGTTCAAGGTGAACAGCTCGCACGACCTCGTGAACACCGCGATCGGCAAGTGCGTCGACGTCGTCGACAAGAACACCGCCAACGGCACCAAACTCCAGCTGTGGACCTGCTACGGCACCGACAACCAGAAGTGGAGCAAGCGCTGA
- a CDS encoding TetR/AcrR family transcriptional regulator has protein sequence MTDAASGAGSERPARGQLRSALIAESFVLLSETGMAGFSVAELARRLGVSTAAPYRHFPNRDALLAVVAAQAADELTRSMEAAVQAAGPDPIDRLAATAGAYVRHVSDRGAGLDVIFARELRPLRDADVARAGRDLMALLLDLARQAGHADPSQALLLLEQLFVLAHGYVTLDTEDFLTCSRLSPEDVATRATRAATALLRGNVT, from the coding sequence GTGACTGACGCAGCAAGTGGGGCGGGGAGTGAGCGCCCTGCCCGGGGGCAGCTCCGCTCGGCGCTGATCGCTGAGAGCTTCGTGCTGCTCTCCGAGACGGGGATGGCCGGCTTCTCCGTCGCCGAACTCGCCCGCAGGCTCGGGGTGAGCACGGCCGCCCCGTACCGTCACTTCCCCAACCGTGACGCGCTGCTCGCCGTCGTCGCGGCACAGGCCGCCGACGAGCTCACCCGGTCCATGGAGGCCGCCGTGCAGGCGGCCGGCCCCGACCCGATCGACCGGCTCGCGGCCACCGCGGGGGCATACGTGCGCCACGTGTCCGACCGCGGCGCCGGCCTCGACGTGATCTTCGCCCGGGAGCTGAGGCCGCTGCGCGACGCCGACGTGGCCCGGGCCGGCCGGGACCTGATGGCGCTGCTGCTCGACCTCGCCCGGCAGGCGGGCCACGCCGACCCTTCCCAAGCACTGCTCCTACTTGAACAGCTCTTCGTCCTAGCCCACGGCTACGTCACCCTGGACACGGAGGACTTCCTGACCTGCTCCCGCCTCTCCCCCGAGGATGTCGCCACACGCGCCACGCGCGCGGCGACGGCGCTGCTGCGCGGCAACGTGACGTGA
- a CDS encoding xanthine dehydrogenase family protein molybdopterin-binding subunit, with protein sequence MYQWTRREDERLTTGRGRYVADIHVPGCLDAVFVRSAVGHGTLRSVDTSKAASGPGVLGAYTAATLQQLPSVPDPVLGQSSDRGADGREWPPLVRERVRYAGEAVAVVLAEDRYRAEDAAARVTFEVEPLRAMVTPSAAVAADAIPLFEGHTTNVVMEDETGRPIQDSVWREAAVVVEGRYRQSLLMPTPMECRGILVIPDEDGLTVHSGHQMPYRLRRELASLWGWAEDQIRVVVPDTGGAYGSKSGCLPEFVVVAHLAMTLGRPVRWIEDRLESMFVATRGRGQDQYARLAADSDGRLLAYELSLEADVGAYPHLGVALPMQTASMAPGPYAIPEVHARVRSVLTNTMITYPYRGAGRPEAVMALERSMDTLARRLKVDSAELRRRNFIPPESFPHQTPTGRKYDSGEYARALELALETVDYDNWRAEQARRREDSAAKPIGIGLSSYVERSGGEPGTLFECGSVEVHQDGTVTARCGAASSGQSHETVLAGLVARTLGIDETRVRLIEGDTAEQPDGLGSFASRTAQVAGALLQHCSRQVIDTALARAAAIWDVPLEHVMWSDGCLQHTDDDSMCLELGELVELTEPLKVDDRFETEAAFPFGTHVVVAEVDTELGTVTLLRVVAVDDCGIVLDSGTVHGQALGSCMQGIGQALYEAIPYDDAGAPMLDNGLLDYLLPTFEEVPPIEIRDTCTPSPVSPLGAKGAGESGCIGTPPAVVNAVVDALQVADPDLLQMPLTPDVVWRAARAPKSEEPE encoded by the coding sequence GTGTACCAGTGGACGCGTAGGGAGGACGAACGGCTGACGACTGGCCGGGGCCGCTACGTCGCCGACATCCACGTACCCGGCTGTCTGGACGCGGTATTCGTTCGCAGCGCCGTCGGTCATGGGACCCTCAGGTCGGTGGACACCAGCAAGGCCGCCTCGGGGCCGGGTGTGCTGGGCGCGTATACGGCGGCCACGCTCCAGCAACTGCCGTCTGTCCCGGACCCCGTACTCGGCCAGTCCTCGGACCGCGGCGCCGACGGCCGGGAGTGGCCGCCGCTGGTCCGCGAGCGGGTGCGTTATGCGGGGGAGGCGGTCGCGGTGGTGCTGGCGGAGGACCGTTATCGGGCCGAAGACGCGGCGGCGAGAGTTACCTTCGAGGTCGAACCGCTGCGCGCGATGGTCACGCCGTCCGCCGCTGTGGCGGCGGACGCGATCCCCTTGTTCGAGGGGCACACCACCAATGTCGTCATGGAAGACGAGACGGGCCGGCCGATCCAGGACTCGGTCTGGCGCGAAGCGGCCGTAGTGGTGGAGGGGCGGTACAGGCAGAGCTTGTTGATGCCGACACCGATGGAGTGCCGGGGCATCCTGGTGATCCCGGACGAGGACGGGCTGACCGTTCACTCCGGGCACCAGATGCCATATCGCCTGCGCCGCGAACTGGCCTCGCTGTGGGGCTGGGCGGAAGATCAGATCCGGGTGGTCGTTCCCGACACCGGAGGAGCATACGGTTCCAAGAGCGGATGTCTGCCGGAGTTCGTCGTGGTCGCCCATCTGGCGATGACCCTCGGACGACCTGTCCGGTGGATCGAGGACCGGCTCGAATCCATGTTCGTCGCTACGCGTGGCCGGGGACAGGACCAGTATGCCCGTCTTGCCGCCGATTCCGACGGACGCTTGCTGGCCTACGAGCTGAGTCTGGAAGCTGATGTCGGCGCCTACCCGCACCTCGGCGTTGCGCTGCCCATGCAGACCGCCTCCATGGCACCTGGCCCGTACGCCATCCCCGAAGTGCACGCGAGGGTCAGGTCGGTGCTGACCAACACCATGATCACCTATCCCTATCGGGGGGCCGGCCGTCCAGAAGCGGTGATGGCGCTAGAACGGTCGATGGACACGCTGGCCCGCAGGCTGAAGGTGGACTCCGCCGAGCTCAGGCGGCGGAACTTCATCCCGCCTGAGAGCTTCCCGCACCAGACCCCCACCGGCCGGAAGTACGACAGCGGTGAGTATGCCAGAGCGCTCGAACTGGCCCTGGAGACCGTGGATTACGACAATTGGCGAGCCGAGCAGGCCAGGCGGCGTGAGGACTCCGCCGCCAAGCCAATTGGGATCGGACTGTCGTCCTACGTGGAGCGCTCCGGAGGCGAGCCGGGCACCCTTTTCGAGTGCGGCAGTGTCGAGGTCCACCAGGACGGCACCGTCACCGCCCGTTGTGGTGCCGCGTCTAGCGGCCAGAGCCACGAGACGGTGCTAGCCGGCTTGGTGGCGAGGACCCTCGGTATTGACGAGACACGTGTCCGTCTCATCGAGGGCGACACTGCCGAACAGCCCGACGGTCTCGGGTCGTTCGCCAGCCGCACAGCACAGGTGGCTGGTGCGTTGCTGCAGCACTGCTCTCGACAGGTCATCGACACGGCCCTGGCGCGGGCCGCCGCGATATGGGACGTGCCATTGGAGCACGTGATGTGGTCCGACGGCTGCCTGCAGCACACCGATGACGACTCCATGTGCCTGGAGCTGGGCGAACTGGTCGAGCTGACTGAGCCCTTGAAGGTGGACGACAGGTTCGAGACCGAGGCGGCCTTCCCCTTCGGCACGCATGTCGTGGTGGCGGAGGTCGACACCGAGCTCGGAACGGTGACACTGCTGCGGGTGGTAGCGGTCGACGATTGCGGGATAGTGCTGGACTCCGGCACTGTGCACGGTCAAGCCCTCGGATCATGCATGCAAGGAATCGGACAAGCCCTGTACGAGGCGATCCCGTATGACGACGCCGGTGCCCCGATGCTGGACAACGGTCTTCTGGACTACCTGCTGCCGACATTTGAGGAAGTCCCGCCGATCGAGATCAGGGACACGTGCACCCCGAGCCCGGTCTCACCGCTGGGAGCTAAGGGAGCCGGCGAGTCCGGTTGCATTGGAACGCCGCCGGCGGTCGTCAACGCGGTCGTCGATGCTCTTCAAGTCGCCGATCCAGATCTGTTGCAGATGCCGCTGACTCCCGATGTGGTCTGGCGCGCGGCTCGAGCCCCGAAGTCGGAGGAACCCGAATGA
- a CDS encoding FAD binding domain-containing protein, translating to MKPAVFDYFTARTVYEAVDALSNAKDAKVLAGGQSLLLEMHLKRLSPDVVVDINQIPELGGMEVQDGVLRVGPLVRHRVFENPRAVPGPLGELFARAVVNIAHPPVRNRGTMAGSFGWAHPASEWCALAVALDTDIELTGPGGIRQVGACDFFTGSFRTVRQPHEVITSLRWPLLSGDTGVGFIEHRRTHFCFAQVAVGATLDISDGMIEGARIGLVNCADRPVRARAAEEVLAGVEAGEVPAGYKLPKGHPFARAGRIAADQDASPIAEPYADIEYRRHAIATVVARTLCQAAADQRSRTDAEKGNWSITDG from the coding sequence ATGAAGCCCGCGGTCTTCGACTACTTCACGGCGCGGACGGTGTACGAAGCTGTCGACGCGCTGAGCAACGCCAAGGACGCCAAGGTGCTCGCGGGCGGGCAGAGCTTGCTCCTGGAAATGCATCTGAAGCGTCTCAGCCCCGACGTCGTGGTCGACATCAACCAAATTCCGGAACTCGGCGGAATGGAAGTGCAGGACGGCGTTCTGCGGGTCGGTCCTCTCGTCCGGCACCGTGTCTTCGAGAACCCGCGGGCCGTGCCGGGCCCGCTCGGAGAGCTGTTCGCGCGTGCCGTTGTCAACATCGCGCATCCGCCCGTCCGTAACCGCGGCACTATGGCGGGCAGTTTCGGCTGGGCCCACCCGGCGTCGGAATGGTGCGCTCTCGCCGTGGCTCTCGATACCGATATCGAGCTGACCGGTCCGGGGGGCATCCGTCAGGTCGGCGCCTGCGACTTCTTCACAGGATCCTTCCGGACGGTCCGGCAACCGCACGAGGTGATCACCTCCTTGCGGTGGCCACTGCTCAGCGGCGACACGGGCGTCGGGTTCATCGAGCACAGGCGCACGCACTTCTGCTTCGCTCAGGTGGCGGTTGGGGCGACGCTGGATATCAGCGACGGAATGATCGAGGGAGCCAGGATCGGACTGGTGAACTGCGCCGACCGTCCTGTGCGCGCGCGCGCCGCCGAGGAGGTGCTGGCCGGCGTGGAGGCCGGTGAGGTGCCGGCGGGCTACAAGCTGCCCAAGGGCCATCCTTTCGCCCGAGCCGGCCGCATCGCGGCGGATCAGGATGCGTCCCCGATCGCCGAGCCCTACGCCGACATCGAGTACCGCAGGCACGCCATCGCGACCGTGGTGGCCAGGACGCTGTGCCAGGCCGCAGCAGACCAGAGGTCGCGCACCGACGCTGAGAAAGGTAACTGGTCCATCACTGATGGTTGA
- a CDS encoding transposase domain-containing protein encodes MPVHCAPSSALTTITRTVMVAAGRFAPGHLGELTPVMPFELVDAILSETGTVQRRLRDLPSRVGIYFFLAMCLFPEIGYRLVWDCENGATSFGTVV; translated from the coding sequence TTGCCTGTTCATTGTGCCCCGTCGTCGGCGCTGACGACCATCACCCGTACGGTGATGGTGGCCGCGGGCCGGTTCGCTCCCGGTCACCTGGGGGAGCTGACACCGGTCATGCCATTCGAGCTGGTCGACGCGATCTTGTCCGAGACCGGGACCGTGCAGCGGCGGCTGCGTGATCTGCCCTCGCGGGTCGGCATCTATTTTTTCCTGGCGATGTGCCTGTTCCCCGAGATCGGCTACCGGCTGGTCTGGGACTGTGAGAATGGGGCCACCTCGTTCGGGACCGTGGTCTGA